The window CAAGCCGTCAAGCGCAACCACCACCGAAACCTCCTCATCAATTTACTTATTTACTGTCGTTGAGTACGCAGCTGGTTCAGTACGCCGCTGCTTTATAAGAGCAAAGTAGCTCAAATCGATCGCAACCACCCCGCACTCTCAGACTCTCAGTCCAGTTCCCAGTCCCACGCCGGCCGGCCGTTCGTCCGACATGCATTGGAGCGACGAGGAGACGTCTGTTCTCGTCGACGCTTGGGGCCCGCTGTACCTCGGCCGCAACCGAGGCTCCCTCAGCATGGAGGAGTGGGACTCCGTGTGCAGAGCCGTCGACGCACACCACGCCGCCGCCGGGCTCGACTTCAGCCGCAACCCCGCCGGCTGCAAGAGGCGCATCTCTGCACTCAAGGCTCGGTACacggaggaggccgccaaggagcagcCGACGTCGGCGTGGCGCCACTTTGCTCACCTCCGGGCGTTCCTGGCCGACCCCAGCGGCGGGCCTCCGGGCTTCGGCGCCAAGAAGCCGGAGGCGTCCGTGAAGAAGGAGAAAAAGAAGGTGGAGGGGGCGAGTGGATCGGTCGGCACGACCAAGGTCCCGGCGAAGCGCCAGTTTTCGAGCCTACGGGACATCCTGGCAAAGACGCCGGCGAccgtgaaggaggaggaggtggtcggcTGCGGGTGTGAGTTGGTTGGGGGTTCGGCGGCGGGGGTGAGCGTGACGAAGCTGGTGGCGGAGATGACGAGGCTGGCGGAGGTGCACGAGCGCGTGGAGATGGAGAGGCTCAAGTTCATGAAGGAGATGCTCATGATgaagatgaaggaggaggaggagacggaggACGTGAAGCTGGAGCGCAAGAAAGTGAAGGCGGAGAATGAGGAACAAGTCCACGGCAACTAACATCATGGTAATCCAAAAACTAAATGATCTCTGTCCCATTCCCAGTCCTGTCAGCGACAATACAGTTTTTTTCTTCATCTTACGTCTGGTTTCTACTGTATTTTGTGTGCGCAGGGACAGGGGATTTGGTCTGCAGGCTGATGCGTTTAGGCTGAAAATCCAGTAGAGTAGGAGTAGTAGTGTTTGTGCTTCACTGTATCTTGTTTTACATCTAGTTTTACTTACTGCATTTGTGGTTGTACTCCGCACTTACCATGTACCGTAGCTAGTAGTTTTGAATCAGTAGTAGGATTATAATCCAGTGTTTGTGTCTGGATCGAGTTGAATCATGAAGGAAGCTGAGAGTTGGCAAtgcaagggaagggaagggaagggaagatggATCCCCAAAATTCCTAATCCTAACCAGGAGAGGCTTTGTTTGAAATCAAGGCGCAGCACACACAAGAGGCACGGTTGGGTTGGACCAAACCTCCCCCCTCCTCTCCCCTTCCCTGCGAGGCTGCGACGCACCGCTATGGGCTGCGTAGGACGGTAGGAGTCGCCGACGCAGGTACGGCACCACCGCGAGACGCGCCTATATAAGGCGCAGCGCAGGGCCTCCGGGGTCCGACCCCGAGGGGCACCCCCGTCGCTCGCATTGATCCCTCAGGCTCAGACGGCAGGCGCGCACACCCACGccacgcctccctccctcccgaagCCAGCGCCGATGTCCGCCAtcgcgcaccgccgccgccgccccgcgccggccccgCCCGCGTGGACCCCGGAGCCCTGGAGCGACGGCGAGACGGCCGCGCTGCTCGAGGCCTGGGGCCCGCGCCACCTCCGCGCCGGCGGCGGCCCCCTCCGCACCTCCGACTGGCGCGcctgcgccgccgccgtcaccgcccgccgcgccgccgacgGCCGCGCGCCGCGCACCGTCGACCAGTGCAAGAACCGCATGGACTACCTCAAGAAGCGCCTCCGGGCCGACCGCTCCAggccctcgtcgccgccgccgctctccGGCTCCCTCCGCCGCCTCGCCAAGCTCCTCCGCCAGGCCCCCTCCGTCCCGCACCGCCTCGCGCCCAAGGTCCAGCGGGAGGACCGCCAGGACGACGACGAGGTGGAGACCGACCACAACCGCTCTCCCCTGTACCGCGACTGGCCGCCGGTGCCCAAGCGGCGGAGGACGGCCGTCTCGCTGTCGCCGCCGAGCTCCTCCGCGGAGCATCACCACGGGAACGGAGGGGCGGCCTGCACGGAGGTTGCGGCTGCTCTGGATAGGCTGGCGGGGACGTACGAGCGGGTTGAGGCGGCCAAGCAGATGGAGGCGACGCGGCTGGAGGCCATGCGGGGCCTAGAGATCGAGCGCATGCGGGTTCTCGCCGAcgtcgccatctccacctccgacGATACACAAACCCCAGCCACCTCCGccgccatctccacctccgccgATACACACACCTCTGTCGCCGCCGCAGCCAGCGGCGGCCTAGTCGGTGAGCTTTCTCTCGTTGCCTGAGCCCATCTGCTCATTGTCTATGGTTAATGATTGTTGATTGGCGTTTGAATTTGGACGCAACATGCCTGCAAATCTGCAATTCCTGAGACTGAGAGCACCATCTTATGCATAATCATGAGCAATGAGATCATTAAATTTGGTGAGACATTCATTATTGCTAGAAAACAGTGTGATCCAGCCTCAAATTAGCCTCGAGTTATTCATTCATCATAAGATAATGTTAAGATGCGATGCTATTATTTCTAATCAGACTACTCATGTGCGACAGTGCAAGGCTGCTTTCTGCTTATGCTCTGTAGTCTGTTCCATCTCCAGTAGAACACCAACTGCAAGATTTTAGAGAGATGAGCACTGAATAAGTACTGTTAACAAGTATTACGTGTAGTATTAACCTGTTCATCATGTAGTACATGATTATGTTGCTTTGAACAATTAGGAATCATCTGGTCAGGATTCACACTTCTCTGACATTTTGTCTGTCTTGTGCTTTTTGACAGAGGAACAAGTACAGTAGACTGGGCATGGTAGAGCCCTCCGGATTCCAGATCATCTTTTCAGGAGATCATTGCAGCGTGGAGAAGCCAACTGACGTGATGATGCCCTTACCAAAAGTTACATGGGTTTAGGTTACAGGAAAAGCTTAGCCAGATATAGGATAGCACATGATGAGACTTTCTTTAGTTCAATGATTGCGGGTTTTACAGCGGTGCAGGACGAGGGACTCGACTGCCTGAATGCATCGTTCTGTTCTTTGCGACTCGGCCAGTCATGTGGGCACACGGTAATTTACTGCTGTAATCACCTCGTGTTTCCAGCTGTTCGGCTGTGAAACATTATCGGTAAATATGATGTTTTGGGTAGGATACTTATATGAGTTCCAGAAGGCTGCCGTGCTTCTGTTATGTGTTTGCTTGCTGCTGGTGTGTGCAATCTTGTGCGGCTTTGTGCGTGTGTGCCTTTCCTCGCACATTGCTGTAGTATAATTGATAAATCTTTGTCAGGTAAGCGAGCAAAAGTTCCTCGCCTCTCTTAACCTGGAAAATGCACGGCAGCAAGCTGGAAACGGGAATGATTTGGGCCAATAATTTGAATGTTTCAGAAGCTCTGGCACCTTTTCTTTTGATGTGTAGAAGCTCTTGCACTTTGTTACTGGGCCATTTgaaattgtttttatgccttttgcCATTTGGTGGGTGCTTTTGATATATATTCCTAAAAATAATATGTGGAGAATTTCTCTGATTTGAGATAAAACCTTTAAAACTTCCAAGTTTCGGGTAATCATTGGCAGATGTTAGCTATATAGTACATAAACTtgtgtttttttctttcgcgaaaaAAACTTTCGATCTACttatcttcaatcatggtagtacaataaaaaccagaaataataaaaatcacATCcaaatccgtagaccacctagtgacGACTACGAGCATTTAAGCGAATCGAAGGCGCAGCGCATCAGAACAACAACAGCCGTCAATAAAGAGTAGCGTAGATTGAAAGGATCCAATCTGAAAACACACGAATATAGACGAATAAGAGTAGCGTAGATTGAAAGGATCCAATCTGAAAACACACGAATATAGACGAAAGACGACCAGATTCGAATAGATCCATCAAAGACAAATACACCACAGACACACCTCCACATGTCCACCGGCAATGTTAGACGCACAACTGAAACGAGGGCCAGGCGGGGAGAACCATCTTCAGAGAGCCGCCGCCTCTCGCCTTCTTGAAGACACAAAACCCAACAAAAACTCAAAGAAATATCTAAAAACGAAGCCCTCTCATCGGAAAGGATCAGGTCCCGCCGCGCACCCATGGCCCTAAGGGCATCTTCAAGGGAGATCTGTAAAACGCTGGTATATGTCCGGACACATTTGTTCACTTTTGTAATTCAATTGGGACCTGTATCAGTCCGCGAAGCTGTACGGACGTTCAAATTCTGGTATTTTGGAGAAAAAAGTAAGGGAGCTTTGCTCGAGTCTGGACATGCAATTGACCAACACATGCATGgtccctctcttctctctctttgagggcacaatgttaggagaacacttgtgttgaatcgacccaaattgatgttatgctatgagatacattcgtcacaagtttatggttaataacacagagatggttaatgtttgcataattccttagaccatgagagtatcgagtttcttcatacttgcttcatgaactttggcgtttgttaaacgtcatccgtaaatgggtggctattacggcggcttacgggttcatggaagtgtgtgtcaagtaacttgatagctcaagattgggatttgctcctccaacgatggagagatattctcgggccctctcagtgttacggtatccatcatcgtctgaccagacacagtgtgatttgatcacagggatgccggaacacggaaacgagaaaagagaacaaaaccggtaacgaggtaactagcatagtggacaagttgttgatccacggggatgcaagtaaatctcaccccAGGTATCTGTAACATATcgtgaagcaacaggaatagcacacgacaactggaggttcactcgaatattcattcgtgtgggtataggggtcaatatggttgtccacggctccgatgttgatcattgatcgaaaagtgctCCGGCCATGTATATGCTTCactgaacctatagggtcacacgcttaagaatcatctatctgctgaatactagacagggtgtctgagagaaaatcaccgaaaaagttccGGACAGCGGAAAAGTTCCGCCAAGAGAGAATACCGAAATAGTTTCGTaaaaccgaaaagttgtttcggggtatatcattaagtcaaattggtttcgggacacgcctgataattcttggagggtgccagaattatTCTGAAAACTTTTGTGAATTTTTCGGGATAGAAACCGAAAAAGTTCCGGAGCTGCCGGTACCGCATTGGTTGCTTTTCGCAGGtgaaattgtaacatcccaaatttttaatttggaatgttatacatagatcattcttgcatatcatattttatttgcatttcgtcttgcgttcctcaaaatcctaagcaactcaaggaccctcggagagagttggggatttccatggttttatttttttcttcgaaaatatttcatattaaaatatatgagaggaaataatatgacttctccaacataattgaaatattggaggaaaaatattaaaatcaaatatttgttttatttggatttttattgtaattttgtttgcattagaaaaattgcacgtttttcaaaattgcattttagggccaagaaaatattcatctcgttctaaatattttatttagacggtgaaaacttattttggcatttttagatttttattttttttctatgatTTTATTTCcgtcggcgaaattatttaaaaaaaagggttctcgcgcccgactgggcctaaggcccagccgagccaggccgccaccgccgccgctcggaccggagtccgagtcagactccgcctccgccgcgccttgccccctcctccaagtcgccgccccGCCCTTTATATACGCACCCCCCCGAGCCCCAGCaccacaccaccaccgccgccaaacCCGCTGcccgcagccaccgccgccgcttgccgccgccgccccgcaagccgccgccccgcagccccgcctcgccggagcccctcgccggaggtaccgcactggaatccgagccgccggttttttttgaaccattcggtttttttagaaaacgctAGATTCGTTTTTTTCGGATCGCCGATTTTTTTTCCGGTTTTCctgtttagcggacgttcgtccgtacattcattttaacgaatggttcttcgcccgttagttacagctaacgaacgctcgttcgttagtctgttcgtcagttttcttttatcggatttatctgcgattattctcgatcgcgatttctgatccgatcttagtttctgtttatcttttcgctcgttagtcggaatcaggcgattcaagcgcctagatcttcttcTCGAGTCCTTCTttatgtttaatcaacttgaacaagtttttactactataaaatttgacctaggtccagattagtaaacggatcttgtttctttcgccgtttgagttttgttactccgtttgatttgattctttttgctaaccggagttcttaagttgaactttctggtcaacctcttttatttgagtttcgcttgcgcatctttgcttgttgcttatgtatgttattgtttgtttgcgatagaacacccggagtgcgaagcgtgctactacgagtctcttgttggggaacgttgcagaaaacaaaaattttcctacggtttcaccaagatccatctatgagttcatctagcaacgagtgattggattgcatctacatacctttgtagatcacgcgcggaagcgttcaaagaacggggatgaggaaggcgtactcgacgtgatccaaatcaccggagatcctagcaccgaacggacggcacctccgcgttcaacacacgtacggtcagcgtaacgtctccttcttcttgatccagcaaggggaaaggagaggttgaggaagatggctccaacagcagcacgacggcgtggtgatggtggagctgcagtactccagcagggcttcgccaagcactatggaggaggaggaggtgttggagagggagagggaggcaccaaaggcaaggggtaagaagtcctccatctccccactatatataggagggccaagggggggggcggccctaggagatctaatctcctagggggtgcggccaaggggaggaatccctcctccccaaggcacctaggaggtgccttcccctcctaggactcttcctcccttgaaaccctaggcgcatgggcctcttggggctggtgcccttggcccatgtaggccaaggcgcaccccctacagcccatgtggccccccgggacaggtggccccacccggtggaccccggggacccctccggtggtcccggtacaatacctgtgaccccgaaacttgtcccgatgcccgaaatagcacttcctatatataattctttacctccggaccattccggaactcctcgtgacgtccgggatctcatccgggactccgaacaacattcgggttactgcatacacatatccctacaaccctagcgtcaccaaaccttaagtgtgtagaccctacgggttcgggagacatgtagacatgaccgagatcgctctccggtcaataaccaacagcgggatctggatacccatgttggctcccacatgctcctcgatgatctcatcggatgaaccacgatgtcgatggttcaaacaaccccgtatacaattccctttgtcaatcggtatgttacttgcccgagattcgatcgtcggtatcccaatacctcgttcaatctcgttaccggcaagtcactttactcgtaccataatgcatgatcccgtgaccagacacttggtcactttgagctcattatgatgatgcattaccgagtgggcccagtgatacctctccgtcatacggagtgacaaatcccagtcttgatccatgtcaacccaacagacactttcggagatacccgtagtatacctttatagtcacccagttacgttgtgacatttggtatacccaaagcactcctacggtatccgggagttacacaatctcatggtctaaggaaaagatacttgacattggaaaactctagcaaacgaactatatgatcttgtgctatgtttaggattgggtcttgtccattgcatcattctcctaatgatgtgatctcgttatcaatgacatccaatgtccatagtcaggaaaccatgactatctattgatcaacgagctagtcaactagaggcttactagggacatgttggtgtctattattcacacatgtattacgatttccggataacacaattatagcatgaataaagacaattatcatgaacaaggaaatataataataatgcttttattattgcctctagggcatatttccaacagtctcccacttgcactagagtcaataatctagttacattgtgatgaatcaaacacccatggaattctggtgttgatcatgttttgctctagggagaggtttagtcaacggatctgc is drawn from Triticum dicoccoides isolate Atlit2015 ecotype Zavitan chromosome 4A, WEW_v2.0, whole genome shotgun sequence and contains these coding sequences:
- the LOC119283455 gene encoding uncharacterized protein LOC119283455: MSAIAHRRRRPAPAPPAWTPEPWSDGETAALLEAWGPRHLRAGGGPLRTSDWRACAAAVTARRAADGRAPRTVDQCKNRMDYLKKRLRADRSRPSSPPPLSGSLRRLAKLLRQAPSVPHRLAPKVQREDRQDDDEVETDHNRSPLYRDWPPVPKRRRTAVSLSPPSSSAEHHHGNGGAACTEVAAALDRLAGTYERVEAAKQMEATRLEAMRGLEIERMRVLADVAISTSDDTQTPATSAAISTSADTHTSVAAAASGGLVEEQVQ
- the LOC119288773 gene encoding trihelix transcription factor ASIL1-like; the protein is MHWSDEETSVLVDAWGPLYLGRNRGSLSMEEWDSVCRAVDAHHAAAGLDFSRNPAGCKRRISALKARYTEEAAKEQPTSAWRHFAHLRAFLADPSGGPPGFGAKKPEASVKKEKKKVEGASGSVGTTKVPAKRQFSSLRDILAKTPATVKEEEVVGCGCELVGGSAAGVSVTKLVAEMTRLAEVHERVEMERLKFMKEMLMMKMKEEEETEDVKLERKKVKAENEEQVHGN